In the genome of Thunnus albacares chromosome 16, fThuAlb1.1, whole genome shotgun sequence, the window CACAGCTCGGAGGAAAAGTAGAGAAAGACCTTCAGATAAATTATTTGTGACATGCACTCTGAGGTGATGTAATCACACTGTCATATCCAGTAATTTTCTACgattcactttgtttttaaattatgttaaatgtcagctgtgaaaaccagaaaaaatgTAACTGCATCATGGTGAATCATAGCAGAATTATGTGATCTGAAccaaatatttataaaaaggATGTTAGCAAATCATCCTTTGATATCCTCTAAACTGTATTGTGCTGAAGTTTATTACAGTTAAAtgtaaattcattttaaattctgCAGTCTGACCCAGCCCAGTTTCCAGCCCTTTGTAATGGTTTTATGGACAAACCTGCACTCTAAGAGGTGTTGCAGTCCTTTCACATACCTCAACCCAAAACATTCACTCACAGATTTCTATGAGCATCAAACTGTAAGGCACCTGAGGATTTGTCATGTACATAGTTGCCAAACTCCTAAGCCCCTCATAGCAAGGTGGgaataaacagacacagacgCAAAAaggaatatatttgggtttcaTCACAGATGGTGCGCCAATGATGAGTAATCCTAAAGTatacaacaacaagaaaatggTACCATGATTATAGAATAGCCCCACATGAtaccacaaaaacacatttgctgaATGTCTATAAATCtgatgtcattgtgtgtgtatttcatgtcacacatactgtaactctAGATAACACGCAGCGACCGGTGTCCCTGTGACTTCTGAGGACATCTTAATTTCTGATATCAGCCTTACTGATAGCAGATCGgtgcaaaaacagctgaagtgacatcattttctcatttaagcCAGTGACTGTGAGGTTGGCTGCCAACGATAGACCAGTATTCTTCTGTTTACTCTCTCTAGCTTGGTTTCAGTCATTCAATTAGAGCATGACTAGATAACCAAAGCAGGAGAGATAAATTAGGGGATTAGCCTCACTTTTATAGATTTTACTCATGCCTACTGGTTGGAAAACTAAAATCTATTCAAACAACCTGCAAGGAAATTCCTAGCAACATAAAATCTGAATTAAAAGctacaaaaagacaaaaagctcTGTTTGAATAggtagtttctttcttttttttttttttttttttagaaaagccTGGATTGATATTACTGAGTACCAGATCGTCAAGTACTACACATGATGGAATCACAGTATGCAGTCTGCGGGAAGTACGTAGACTTGATTTGCATGACTCTCAGTCTGGTGGAAGAGCAGTTAGATTGTTAAAGTAGCCCATCAACTGTTGTCATGATGCAAGAAAACTGTAATTAGTCCCTCTGAGGGGAAAACTAAGGGTgcaaaaagtgaaataaatgagGACTTGGATATTTCAAAGCTAACAGTATTCTCCATCTAGACAAAAGATGATGCTGATAGTTGTGGATTGCATGACAAAAATGGCCCACAAAAACAGATGTGTTCTTGTCCAACACCAGTGAAGTCAGGACCAAAATCTGTTAGGTTTAATCCTTTTTTGGGTAAAGGTGTTCAGTAAAGCCAGTCTTGAATCGTTCCTACAGTAAACATGTTCAACTAGACTTAGTTACAGTAGTTATGTCAGATTTTCACATTAATAAATGGTGATGCTCCCTTTAAAATTGCATGGGTACTTCACATGCAAACAAAACCCCCAAACAACTTCTAGTAAGAGGTTTGGTAAGAAGACTTCTCACAAAATACCCAAATGCAACTAGCTGAACAGGCGAGAAGCAGAAGGTTACAGGGTAAATTTCACTTTGTAGAAAAACTATATGTGTTACTTTCTGTGAAGGGTGCACTGTAGAACGGATAAAGAGAATAATTGTGAAAGAAAAGTAATTCGACTGACTCTACAGTGTGAAATTTTTCACTTGAGAAAAGCTCTATAGTGTAAAAGGTctcaccacagactgtatatagGCTCAATGAAATTGTACTGGGAAAAGAGGACATTGTTGGTTTGTTCCTCACGACAAATTCTGGAAGAAAAGaaggataaaaaagaaaatagaaaaagaaaatgatgcaaACCTCCTCTTCAGAGAGAGCTTGACGATGAAACAGCTTAATAAGCTGGGATGACTCTAAAAAACGCTTGTTCTTGTTTAATGAGGGTAATTAGGTGGAATCAGCCAACATCTGTCGGATCCTTTGAAATGTGGTGACTGGTGTGTTAATGTTGGAGGTAAAGCCCCTTAATAGAAAgagatactgtattttttaagtgaattaaataaatgattgaaCTTCAAATTAAGCCCTTGCCATCTTATCAGTTTCTGTAATTATATAATGCACTTGATTTTCCAGGCAAATTATTCTTCTCTTTAATTCCAAGGCCTCCAATTTACTGTATACTGCGGTATAAAATCCTTAAagtaatacatttaaataaactgacaaACTAGACAAAGGTTtgactggaggaaactggaatAAGTCTTAggaataagtaaataaatttaCTAATGTGTATGAATGTAAACTGGTTTCTACTGCGTTAATGTAAACCTGAATGAAAGAAATCTAGGTAATTGCCATTCCAATACAAAGATAAATTGGCCAGCgctgctttttattttatttgaatggatttattgtattatttccCCAAACCTGTTTGGATTAATTCTACTGGAAGTGTAGATTTTAAATGCAATGAAACAAGAAAAGTTATTTTGAGAGATACAATTGTGTGTGTCAATATTTCACTGTAATATCACACACATCTGTTATTCCTCTGAACATTGGGGAAATAACTTTTAACATACAGCAAACCTGTAGTCAGTGTGTGAAATTACCTCTTGGTGACCTGGCTTGGTGTCTtctattatttatgtttctgttcatgtttcatcttaaaaaccaatgaaaatttaaaaaaaagaataaagtttaaaaaaaaaaaaaactagatctagtttaacaaaaataaaataaaaagtctggAAGCGACTTGTCTCCTGTCCAATTTTAGTTGGATTTTTAGCATCTGCGCATCTCCTGgggtgtatttttttcttttttttttgcatcgtTAGAGGCTCTACATTCATGAGTGTTTTGGTTAAGGCCGTCTGGTAAAGGTAAGGGTTTCAGATTTAGCACTGATGTACACAAGTCACAAAGTAAAATACTCcaactgttggtcagacacaTAAAAGCCTCAATGCAAGCAAAATAAGCCCATCGTATATTCCTTCCCGACAAGTACATCTCACTGCCTCACTCAAGTATTTACAGTACACAGACTGCTCTCCCCTACTGAGTGCCATTCTAATTTATAAAATgggaaacatttaaaattgtaCTGCAGCATAATGATAGTGGCCCTATgtcaacatttgttttaattagcaGGGGTTAGATTGGCAAATGAGGATGGATGGGTGTGTATTTCAAATGTCTGGGAATCATTAGGCGCTTTCGGACTGGAGGAACTTTTTCATAGTTCTAAGAACCGTTGGAGGAACTACCCCCTTTTTATTGTGTCTGCACTGCAGGAACTGGGAACGATCGTAGTTCTTGAGGGACTTTTTTAGCTCCTACCTCAGGGTAGGTACTCTCCCAGCACAAGAGGAACCTTGAGTGACGTAAGTGTACAGTGATTGGCAGCCgccatttttaaaaacctgtgCTAAAACGTTATCCGTGTAAACAACAGCTCTTAACGTTAGCCttaaaaaaatggaacaaaatacaaacaaatggACCAACTATGAAGTCCAGGTTCTATTGAGTCACAACATCCTCCATCTTGTCATTGTTGTATCTTGCGCCGAAGTGATGCTGCTATACCAACCACGGGCCAGCTTATGTCACTTCAGCGTTCCTATCGGTGGTgcaaatgcaaacagaaaaaaagcccTTGAAGGTATGTAGTTCTCGGGGGAGCTCCCCAGTGGTAGTTCCTCTCAGGGAGTCCTCAGAACTGTTTGGTCTGAAAGCGCCTATTGTTGGTGTAGTATACAATATGGACAGTATGCTCAGCTAGCTATAGCAGTATGCCCTTGGCTCAGGTTGGGCatattttactttaagtttGGTGGAATGTCAAAGCCTGTAATCTCTCCcctttgataaataaatatctcTGACTTCTTTGCATGTGAGAAAGGAAGTTGAATAATAAAACCTTCTCCTCATTTAAATCACTGAGAGCAAAAGCATTGCAAAGATGATCTTTTCTAAAGTCACAATCTACCACAAGTCACTGGTCAAGTCAAGTCACATATTAATAAATCTCTGTTAAAAAGtccttgagtgtgtgtgtgcgtgcacataGGACTGGGTAAAGGACAACAGTTTTAGAGTAAAAAGCAGCACCATTTACTATAGTAACTGAATATTGTTAAAGTGTCATTTGCACCTGTCTTTCCTAGACTACATGAGCAGattaaaataacaacagaagTGTTTTCATTATGCGCCACTTGGAACAAAAGGTCGGATGCAGTGTGTTATGAGAAATGGTTCCTGTTAGCTAAGAAACACCCCTTAATCAGCAAGACAAATGTACTGTCAAATCAACCCACAATTGTTTTAACTATTTATACTAAATGTATACTGTAGATTGTGATGTTGGTCATATGATAGATACTGTAAGTATAATTAAAAGTGTTAGAATCACAATATTTTAATTACGAGAGGCCTGAATGCCTCCAGAaaggaatgaaaataaaacaacacaaggtGCAATTTATATGACCTACTATATAGAGTAACATGAAATTCGGTAGTAAATTTTCCATTTCTGTCCTTGCAATTCAACTGCAACATTATCACATGAGCTTCATAAACTACATTTCCCTtggaaatacaaacatgaatattataAGGTGCAAAATGCATTGTTTGATACAGTCACCTCTTCCAGGCTGCGCAAAACTGTCTTTTGTTAATAATTCATATTTGTTCTGCAATGGAAATGTATCCAGCAGCAGATAACATACATATCTTAAAAGTGTGTAGTCCTAAGAGGGATGGTAgtatatgaatgaaaatgaataaatgttgaaatgatgGTTTGGGATTTGTAACGATATTTTCCCGATCTCGGTCAGCAACACTGGTCAACAGCTGCAGCATGCCTGGTTAAAAATGGACAGATGATGCAGGTTTACTGTAGGTAGAAAGATAGTATGGAGTACAGTTGTGCACCACTTCAGACATGCTGTCAAACATTTCTTACTATCCTTATATTTTTCAGAGGATTTCCTAACTTGCTAAGATACATTTCTGTGGGGAAAACCAATCTGTGCTGCCACTGTGCCTTAACACAGGATGCTTTAGCCCAAGACCATTGTTGCTGGTGAGAGACGTTTTAGAAAAGTTGCACTTTGTGTTTCCCTTTGAATGTGGCAAGTATAGCATTACCTTTACTCACAGTGGGGCAATGGCAACAATGGAGACGACTAGAGTTTTAACAGTAATGgcaatgatgaaaaaaaaactactaacTTGAATTAATTTTGCTCAAATTAATCCCAAgtgaaatgtttatttgggGGAATAGCAGCTCATTCTCATGGCGCAGAACCTGTGGCAAAAAGTCCACTGTGGGCGTAAAGCTACACTAGGAAACTTCACACTTTTTGACCTTTAACACCCATAAATTACGCCAGGGAAAAGAGGCAGAAGGTCTAACGCTGGTGTGTCcagtttttgctgttttggaGACAGTTTGGGCTTCACTCTAAATTTCTAATTTATCACTTACCACTTGTGGGTAAAGAAGCAACCACCCCTGACTCAAGAATTAAAGTTGGTGAATGTAGAGCTTCTCACTCAGGGAAGACTTCCCTATGGCAGTGCCACACTGTCATTTGGGCTCATATGAGGGATGCACTCTCAGCTGAAATCTGGCCTAGTGTAGCTTCAGTAGGGACAACCCAGAGAATGGCAACAGATGACAAAGTGGGACGAATAGTGACAAATGATGACAGCAGGAGGAGGCCTGGATGTGACGCCACGAGCTGGTGTTGGGTGGAGGTGGACAAGAGGAGCTGAGGATAAATCCGTGGACCTCAAAGCCGTGTCTGGGCCTCTGGGATGTAGATCTCGATGCTGTCTGCCCTCTCTGTGGCTGAGTTCTGTCTGAAAGAAGCTGCTCGTTTGGCAGCCATGAGGCGTCTGCGGGCTTCCTGTCGCTGGCGGTCCTGAAGGTCCAGAGAGCGCTCCCGTGTCACGCCACCACGCCCTTTGGCCGGCCTCTTTGGCAGAGGAGGTGGCCACTTCCGCTCCTAGGGATACAGATTAAACAAGGTTAACAATTGCAGGACTTATTATTAAAGCAATATATCCCACAGAACAAGTTGATCCACAGGAGAAAAATACTAACAAAACAGTTTAACTCAAAATGTTTATTAGTGGATATGGGCCAGATAATAAAAAGCCCTTTATCATAacagaatatactgtaaattaactGGTAAATCTAGACAATCAAAGcaatatattttcattctggtaattaattttatgttgctttattttattttgaggtTTTATATTACCTAATTATGGAAAAACAAGAGAGACTATTTATTCAGCTCAGTGCATGAGGTATAATATTAACCAGCAGATGAAACACTGCCATAGTGGTTACATTTCATAACTAAActgataaatgatgaatgagtacagattaaattaaatgttcagGGGAGTTTTATTCACTATAGAGTGTATGGATTCATCTAAATTTGTCTGTAAGCCTCTAATATACAGACTCTTACAATCACTAGAACATATGTGTATCATGGTATTAAAGCTTGTGGAGATGCAGGTCACCTGAAGATAGAAATGGCTAAAATCTACAAATCTGAACACACTGATATACAATAACTTTTTAATACAGAATAAGCTTTTCTACTGGTATAAAAGTAAGCCTGCCTTGAAGGAGAAAAGCCAAATACTGAGCATCTGTGTCATTGTTCGGGCTTAGCTTCATGGAGCTTGCAATATGCGTATTAACTGctggaggtaaaaaaaaaaaaactccctcaCGAACTACAACTGTAGCATGAAGATAATTATCCGAGTGCCCCGAAGGATCTTCTCTATctctaaaaaacacattatcatctaaatgttctttttataaCTGCAGCTCGTTCATCCACAAGCACCGCTCGTAGAAATGTGCTTTCATTTAAGCTGCTGGATATGGGCGATTTAACTGGATAGTTTAAGATCctaaatgttatatatatgtgCTTTATCTTTTGATTAATTGTGTATTGTCATCTGTCAATAATctaatcatgtttttattttcattttgtactGTGATGTACttcaaaatctgttttaagaaatgctataaaaaataaagaggtTAAATTGACTGGACTTTCATAAACGTACTGTGTATCTGCCCATTTCTCTGTCCAAACTCTATGAAATCATATTCACAGCCAAGTAGGACAGTTACGACTATGTACTTAAATTCAGTCAATACAATGGTAGTTTAAGTGCTCTATGAGTTCAAATGCTGGTCAACAGTGTATTAGTgacaattacatgtttttctcatCCATTAGTTGAGCCTGACAACAGGAAATCTCAAAATCATACTGTTTGTATGAATTTTCATTTGTAGAACTGGTTTGACATCAGTAGATGCTGGTGGCATAACTTTGTCTCCCATTTCCACAGATATAAGGCTGCTATGACAATGtggatcagacagacagaacaacTTATTGACTTATTATAACATCCAATgattttaatggaaaaacaagcactttAGGAGATGCTACTAGCTGCCTGAGCTGAACCGATATTGCCTTTTTATATTGTCCCTGCAGTTTTATGATAAGAATGAACAACCTCCTGCTGGTCACAAGCCTAAAAGAGGAAGGCAAATGCTGTTTCCTCCAAAGCTGAACAAGTTCATCTGGAGACCATTAAGACTAATTATTATGAGTGTGTAGAACcctaaaaaaacagtttttaccTTCTTCTCTGGGCTCTCCACCAGCTGCCACTGGTTGCTCTtgatctgctgcagctcatcaAACTTGGCAGTGACGTCATCGATGGAAAGCTGCAAGAGGTCCCAGAATCCAGCCAGGTCCTGAGATGTGGGTCTGGGCATGGCACTGGGGTCCTGGAGAAGCGGTGGGTGAGTAGGTGAAGAACAAAAATGTAGTGGGGGGTTTTGAATGATGATTTCCCATTTTTGTTATGTGCAGGATtactaaacatttaaacactaaCAGTACTAGTAAAGAATTCCAGATTTGTATTACTTGTTCTGAAACTGCAGCAATGtgacaaatatttgtttaaatatatgaaaaatagaaagaaatatttgactAAAATTACCAAGCAAGTCTTTAAAACTActttattgttaaatattaaatattgctGCTGGTATGCTTAGCCACATTTTCACCTCACCCTTTCCCCCACTGTGTGGCAGTACAACACCAACACTGCTTCATAACCTCAACTAACATGAGAAAGTTCTCTGGGTCCATCCTTCAACTTCCTTAAATtaccttttttaaataatagCAGAGTTAGTTGAATGTGTGCTGGATCAACAGTttaatacaaaacacatttttatgatcaTATGCCGTGGGGTAGGGCTGAAACTAAcgattcttttcattatctattaatctgtcaattattttctcaattaatggtttggttgtttggtccagaaaacgtcagaaaagtgtgaaaattgttgatcactgtttcccaaagcccaggGTGATATCCCcaataacccaaagatatccaGTTAACAGTcacagaggacaaaagaaaccagaaaatattcacatttgagaggctgaaatCACGGAATTTGgcaattttcttcttaaaaatgactcaaaatgattaatagaccatcaaaatagttggagattagtttaatagttggcaactaatcaaataatcgactaatcgttgctgCTCTAAATTGGAGAATGACAGGTGAGTAAAGGAGACAAATCAAACATCACATATACAGAAAACTTGTACATTTTAGGCTATAATTGAATTCTAATTCCATTTTGCCATATTATCACTATTCTGTGAAATTTAAATGACAAGCAATTTCGGTTCTCATTGCTGTTCATGATACTCTACCTATCAAGTTACTGATGTTGTGTGAAGTGCAAAGCGCAACTCACACACTCATGTACTCATTACCACAGACGACAAACACATAATGAGTGTGAGAAGTCAGAAGTCAGAAGTCAGACCAAGAAAAGGTCAGTCAAGTCAAACTTTAAAGCACCTTCAGAGCTATTTTTAGACATCATGCAGTTCTCCCTCTGTCCAACAGGGAGTCGTTCTCTTCAAACACGTCTGAAAGCTCAGGGCAATCTAAGGCTTGTCACTACCGATGTTCGACTTAATTCATCATCCTATTATCTTTGTGGAGAGAGGGAGCGTGTGCGCCCCAAAACCATCCAAAAAAGAGCAACACTCTGAGTtaagacatacacacaaaagcacaaaaaaaaaaccaacataaaggcAGTGAGAGAACAGGCAGGCACATTTCAACCACCTCCACAAGgttttgcatttcatttaaaaaatttgCTACGCTTTAGAAAGGTGTGATTAAGTACCTGCCTGTCtctttcactgtctctctctactgTATCTCCACAAACATCCCCACTTATGACACTACCTTTTCCTGATATATGCTGACTCTGTGAGTACTTAGCATTAGAAAAGGTATAAATTTCCAGTCGACGTGACATGAGGGCTAAACAGTGAGACAGTGTGGCAGTCCATTATTCAAACTCTGAGATCCCATTCAAACTGCTGCCTCTGTGCATTAATGGATAGCCTCAACACAGGTGCTGCTTCCAATTGGAATTCCCCTTTGGTTTACTGTGGGGTCAATAGCGGCAGAGGGACTGTTTCGCTATCGATCTCTGTGGTCTATTTCTGGAAGGCGAACAAGTGCAGCGTCAGGCCGAGCATCTTTTCAAAGCTCAGATAAAGAGAAGGCCATCAACAAGTTTACCCGTGATCCATTGTAATACTTCtaggtaacacattaacaccaTGTAAGCCTATGCAGTGTTTTTGATCATAACCACCTACGACAGGTTGGTTTGTTACTGATCACTCACCAGATTCTGCTGACAAAGCCAGTAAAACTGCTGAAACTTTTGAGACATTAGGAGCTGAGCACTTCCCACTGCACTCCGGATTTTTCCTAGGACTgccaaacacagagagagagagagagagagagagagagagagagagattctgGTTTTATCACTGACAGCTTGGCAAAGGCCAACATGTTGAACAATGTCTTTCAGTCCTTCACAAAGATCCAATCTGCTCACAAAATATCTTTCATGATTCAGTGTTTTCATAGTCAACATGACAGCTAATACTGTGAATGTTCACTTGGGCTCCAAGTGAAGGTAAAAGACTTATTCTGGCTGCTCTGATTGCCAAGATTTCTATCTACATTTTGATCTAAAAGGTATatattcctaaaaaaaacacGTGTTTCACTACCAATTCAGTTAAATTCTAGTAATGTGAATATACAGTTACTGTATACATactgcagaaaaaaatcttATAATGCATCAGTTTTGTGCCACATATCCTTAAAGCATTGGCATCAGACAATAAACGTAGACACTCACTCTCCTCCGACAGGTCAtgctcctctgcctctctctccatctctttgcACCATCCTTCCAGCCGCTTGGTTTCATTGTGAAGGAGCTGCATAAACCAGCTGCCATCCCTGCGAAGGGGGGACACACGGCCTGTCTCGGTGCTCTCCAGGCTGGGTTCAACCAGCCAGGGTTCAGGCTGCGGGCTTGAGGGCCCGCTGGACGGCCGGTAGTCCTCCCTGTAACTGAACAGGCCCTGTGTGCGCACCGTACGGATGGCCCCATATTGCGTGGGCGTGCTGGGCTCAGAGTGGCGACCAAAGCCGCCACCGAACTGCAGGCCCTTGTCTTCCATGGAGGGAAAGCCCTCCAACTCCATGTCTGCTTGCACTGCAGTGGTCACGCTGTTGGAGCGCTTGAACCTCCCATGCCTAAAAATGTGTAAGtgacaatgacaatgttgaTGTACAAACTTGAGAACAATTCTAGGCttgaaaaagactgaaaaaggaaaacatacataagaataaagcaaaaacaaatttgaaaaCATGGGTTATGGACACTGTGCTTCCTCTGTTTGTGCCACATACCGTTTTCGATCCTCCACCTGGATACCTATTGAATGGAACTGAGGAAGGCCTTTACTTTCAGTCTCAGAGTCTGTCACAGTTTCCACCTGGTAAGTACAGATAGCAGAACTCACCATTCACAACTGAAATGTACAGAATTATAGAAATTATAGAAGTTTCTCACCTATCACACAGGATTCAAGTttccatttttgtctttcagctAGCAACATGATTGGTGGATGTGCTGGTTttgacggggggggggggggggggggtcctttCCAATTCCAAGCATCTGCTCTTTATTTACAGACTATTTCATAAAAGCATGGGTTAAGCTACAGGTATCTAAACAAAGACTAGAGGAGAGGCTTACAGGCAGAGAATGACTTGCTAGTCCCCGCCCAtccttagaaaaaaaataataaatccaaTACAGATCTTGCCTGGAGCCTAAAATTGTAAGAAGTCAGACAAGACTGGTCTGTAATAAAGATACAGAATGGTGAATAAGATTCTAACCTTATTGCAGGATTTTGAAACAAAGGAAACAATAGCTTATTTGAGAGTTCTACAAAGTTGGTGATCTTCTTCAGCTTGGTGGAAATCAGGTTTACAGCTGGCACAGTGTCAACTGTAAACAACTGGGCACATTTTCCTGAATTTGACTCAGTTGCCCAAGGGATTCATTTCTGTGGGCAACATTCAGGACTAACATGGTCCACACAGGCAGCCCAAAGTTGGAGCTAACAACTGAGAAAACTTGCCCTCAAGTTAGTCGGACGATAGCACAAAAAGCTTAACACCTCCTTATCTTATGGCAGAGCTATTTATTTTGGACAGTAATATGATGGGGACTTTGTTATCAGCTGTCTCAGGTAATGGTGAAGAAAAATGTAAGCAGCAAAGCATCCAGATCACCAACTGGATCAAAGGCAGAAATAGAGGTCCTAAATTACTCTTTTCCACTGCTGCCCTAAGCAGGGATTCAAATTGGAACAGGTCTCTTTGAATAAGCCTTGTCCAGGTAATTGTACATTGTGACATGCAGAAAAGGTCAACAAGACTCCAAAACCTTGTCGAGTACTTCAAACAGATTGGTACTGTAAATGTGGGAATTTGTAACACACACCAcgaaaaaaatgacaagattAACTAATTTGCACATTTGCGGCTGTATCACCGGTTAATTTTTAATTCTGTATGCCTGGAGATGTGGAAATAAGTAGGGAAACGTAGTCCTCTTGTCAtgtaatgaacaaaaacaattgAAACAACTGCCTACATTAAACATTTTCCCTGTAGTGTTCTCCTTCTTTGATGATAAAAAAGTGTATTTGACTGATTAAAAGTGATTTTCCTGTGAAACCTGGAAGATGGTTTTACTGTGACTGGATTTTACTAGACAGCTCTTATACATATTAATCTGATTATTAAAATGGGAAAAGGGGGAATTATCCTTTCAGCCAGCACAGGatagaagaagacagatgaGATTGGTGTAATTAGTATGAGAATGTGGTAACTAAAAagagagcagcagtgagtgACGTGGTCAGTTATGTTCTTACCTGTATCCCAATAGAGGAACGTGGGGTTTTGAGGTACTCCTCGGCTTTGGACACCAGCACTGCTTTGTCACATGTCTGGACGGAGGTGTGGCTGCCCAAAGACGCAAGCCTCTTGCCTGCTGCTGATTCCATGGCCATGGTAACTGCCTTGGTGCTGTCCAGGCTGTCTGTGGAGCTGTAGATGGGACGGCCGAGGCTATCCGTGGTCCACAGACCACCCCGTGGATGTCTGCCCTCCTGGTAGGCATCTTGGGTGGACTCTGTACTGCTCTGGGCTGTTACAGAGATAAGAGGCTTGGTGGTGGTGCGCGGGGGCACAGGAGGTGGAGTCTTCTTGTAACTGGGAGGATATGATACCGCTGGATAGCACAAGCAGGATGAGAGGACGAGGACAAGGCAAGACAAGGGTAGAGGATAAATCAAAAACGTGAGAATGAAAAATGTGGCCAAAAGCTGACGAGGGCCAAGTGCTGCAGTCGACCAGTATCACACAGCGTGTGATAGAAGAGTGTCATAGCATGATG includes:
- the LOC122999688 gene encoding disks large-associated protein 2, translated to MAMESAAGKRLASLGSHTSVQTCDKAVLVSKAEEYLKTPRSSIGIQVETVTDSETESKGLPQFHSIGIQVEDRKRHGRFKRSNSVTTAVQADMELEGFPSMEDKGLQFGGGFGRHSEPSTPTQYGAIRTVRTQGLFSYREDYRPSSGPSSPQPEPWLVEPSLESTETGRVSPLRRDGSWFMQLLHNETKRLEGWCKEMEREAEEHDLSEEILGKIRSAVGSAQLLMSQKFQQFYWLCQQNLDPSAMPRPTSQDLAGFWDLLQLSIDDVTAKFDELQQIKSNQWQLVESPEKKERKWPPPLPKRPAKGRGGVTRERSLDLQDRQRQEARRRLMAAKRAASFRQNSATERADSIEIYIPEAQTRL